Proteins encoded in a region of the Photobacterium profundum SS9 genome:
- a CDS encoding DUF4250 domain-containing protein, translating into MEINNLLRMDGNIVFSIINERLRLECGSVSELVSRYELDEAELIEKMDEYGFHYDPLSNQFR; encoded by the coding sequence ATGGAAATCAACAACCTGCTAAGAATGGACGGTAATATTGTTTTTAGTATTATAAATGAAAGGCTTAGGTTAGAGTGTGGCAGTGTTTCTGAACTTGTAAGTCGTTATGAATTAGATGAAGCCGAACTCATTGAAAAAATGGATGAATATGGCTTTCACTATGATCCGCTTTCTAATCAATTCCGATAA